CGCGCGGTGGCTGGTCGAGCAGGGGATCGCCGACCGCGGCAAGATCGCGATCATCGGCGCCAGCTACGGCGGCTTCTCGACCTTCGTCGGCATGACGCGCACGCCGACGCTCTACGCCGCCGGCGTCGCCTCTGTCGGGATCACCGATCTGCCGGCCTTCATCGATCTGGTGCCGCCGTACTGGGACCGCAGCCGCTGGAACCGGTTCCTCGGCCCGTCCAACACGCCGGAGGGCCGCGCCGCGCTGTGGGCGCGCTCGCCTCTGGCGCACGTCGACAAGCTCGAACGGCCGCTGCTGATCATGCACGGCGCCAACGATCCGCGCGTGCGGCGCGACCAGAGCGAGCGGTTCTTCGGCGCCGCCCGGGCGCTGGGCAAGCCGGTCGAGTTCCATCTGTTCGAGAACGAGGGCCACGGACTGTCGCGCCCGGAGAACCGCATGGTCGCGTTCGGCCGCACCGAGTTGTTCCTCGCCCGCCATCTCGGCGGCCGGGCCACCCCCGCGCCGCGCCCGGCGACCGAAGCCGCCGGCGCGACGAAGTGAGCGGCCGGAGACGCCGACGGCGGCCCGCGGCTTTCAGACCGCGCGCCGCGCTTTGAGCGCCGCCGCCAGCGTGCCCTCGTCGAGATAGTCGATCTCGCCGCCCACCGGCAGTCCGTGCGCCAGCCGCGACACCTTCATGCCGGCGACGCCCGACAGCCGGTCGGCGATGTAGTGGCCGGTGGTCTGGCCGTCGACGGTGGCGTTGGTGGCGAGGATGACCTCTCGGATCGCGCCGTCGCGGGCGCGCGCCACGAGGGCGGAGATGCTGAGGTCCTCGGGTCCGATGCCGTCGAGCGCCGACAAGGTGCCGCCCAGCACGTGGTAGCGGCCGTTGAACACGCGTCCGCGCTCCATCGCCCAGAGATCGGCGACGTCCTCGACGACGCACAGGGTCGCGCCGTCGCGCCGCGGATCGGCGCAGATGGCGCAGGGGTCGACCGTGTCGAGGTTGCCGCAGGTCGAGCAGGCGCGGATCGCGTCGGCCGCCTGCGTCAGCGCCTGCGCCAGCGGTCGCATCAATTGCTCGCGCCGCTTCAGCAGGTGCAGCACCGCGCGCCGCGCCGAGCGTGGTCCCAGCCCCGGCAGCTTGGCGAGGAGCTGGATGGCGCGCTCGATCTCGGGGCCGTTCACGGCCGCTACCCGGCGTCGCCGGGCTTCAAAGCTTCATGCCGGGCGGCAGCTGCATGCCGCCGGTGAGCGCGCGCATGCGCTCCTGCGTCAGGGCGTCGACCTTGCCCCGGGCGTCGTTGATCGCCGCGACCAGCAGATCCTCGAGCACCCTTGTCGGCCGGCGTCATCAGCGAGCCGTCGATCTCGACGCGGCGCGCCTCGCCCTTGCCGTTGAGCGTCGCCTTGACCAGCCCGGCGCCGGACTGGCCGACGACCTCGGCGGCCGCGAGCTGCTCCTGCAGCTCGCCGATCTGGCGCTGCATGTCCTGGGCCTGCTTCATCAGGGCCCCGAAATCCTTCAATCCGCCGAACATGGTCATGCGCCTCAGAAATCGCTCTCGGGGACGTCGTCGAAAGCGTCGGTGGGATAGTCGTCCTCGGCCGCGGGCGCATCGCCCGGGCCGTCGACCGCCGCCGGGCCGCCCGACGCGACCGGCGCGTCGGGGTCGATCCGGCCGCGCACGGTCACGGTCGCGCCGGGGAACGCCGCCAGCGCGGCGCGGACCAGCGGATGCTCGAGCGCCTCCTGGTGGAGCGCCTTGCTGGCGACATCGGCGCGGTCGGCCAGTGTCGCCTCGCCGGCCTCGCGCGACACGGTGACCATCCAGCGCCGGCCGGTCCAATCCGAAAGCGCCGCGGCGACCTTCGCGGCGAGATCGGGCGGCGCGTCGCCGGTCGGCCGGAACTCGAGGCGGCCGGGTTCGCACGCCACGGGATGCGCGTCGTGGCGCAGGTGGCGCGCGAGGCGGGCCTCGCGCCGGACGTCGAACAGCGCCACGACCTCGGCGAAGGTCCGCGGGTCGGGTCTTGCCGGGACGGCCGGCGCCGGTTCCACCAGCGGCGCGGCGGGCGCGACGCGCGGCGCGGCGGTCGCGATGGCGGGATTGGACACGGCGAGACGCGCCACCGGCGCGGGCGGGGCGGATTGCGGCTGCCGCGCGGCGGGTTGCGCGGCCGCCATGACCGCCGGCGCGCCGGCCGCCGCGGTGGCGCCGCCGCCGCCGCCGCCGGGCGGACGCGGCGCCGCCGCGCCCGCCGGAACCGCGCCACCGTCGGCCAGCGCCCTCAGAGCCTCGCCCGGCGTCGGCTGGTCGGCGGCGTAG
The genomic region above belongs to Rhodospirillales bacterium and contains:
- the recR gene encoding recombination protein RecR — protein: MNGPEIERAIQLLAKLPGLGPRSARRAVLHLLKRREQLMRPLAQALTQAADAIRACSTCGNLDTVDPCAICADPRRDGATLCVVEDVADLWAMERGRVFNGRYHVLGGTLSALDGIGPEDLSISALVARARDGAIREVILATNATVDGQTTGHYIADRLSGVAGMKVSRLAHGLPVGGEIDYLDEGTLAAALKARRAV